A genome region from Phycisphaeraceae bacterium includes the following:
- a CDS encoding KpsF/GutQ family sugar-phosphate isomerase: protein MHDGSATDHETTFIQEALEAEAEAIRRIAAGVAADARNWDAAVALLESCRGHVVVSGMGKSGLIGLKISATLASLGAPSHFIHPAEAVHGDLGRIRPDDVALLVSYSGETDEVVNLALLLRADSIPILAITGRPRSALARHATVHLSLGEVEEACPHNLAPTATTTAMVAVGDTLALALARRRNFAADDFHRRHPGGMLGVGLRPITEALRFRVGQNLAVVRDDLSVRSALAAAGEGRRAGAVVLVDVHGRLSGILTDGDLRRLINRHGNAVLDITIHEVMTARPRSLGVEAQVRDAVRMVQECRVDEIPVVDGEGRPVGLVDVQDLIAMKVVRE, encoded by the coding sequence ATGCACGACGGGTCTGCGACCGATCACGAGACGACCTTCATCCAGGAAGCGCTTGAGGCCGAGGCGGAGGCGATCCGCCGGATCGCAGCCGGCGTCGCGGCCGATGCGCGGAACTGGGATGCCGCCGTCGCCCTGCTTGAGTCCTGCCGCGGCCATGTCGTCGTCTCCGGAATGGGCAAGAGCGGCCTGATCGGGCTGAAGATTTCGGCGACCCTCGCGTCACTTGGGGCGCCCTCGCACTTCATTCACCCCGCCGAGGCGGTCCATGGCGATCTTGGACGAATCCGGCCGGACGATGTGGCCCTGCTCGTCTCCTACAGCGGTGAGACGGATGAGGTCGTCAACCTCGCCCTCCTGCTCCGCGCCGACTCGATTCCCATTCTGGCGATCACAGGACGGCCGCGCAGCGCGCTGGCGCGACATGCCACGGTTCATCTCTCGCTCGGAGAAGTGGAGGAGGCGTGCCCTCACAACCTCGCCCCGACCGCGACGACCACCGCCATGGTTGCCGTCGGCGATACGCTCGCCCTGGCTCTCGCGCGGCGGCGCAACTTCGCGGCCGATGACTTCCACCGTCGCCATCCCGGCGGCATGCTCGGCGTGGGTCTTCGCCCCATCACCGAGGCGCTGCGCTTTCGAGTCGGCCAGAATCTCGCCGTTGTCAGGGACGATCTTTCAGTTCGGAGTGCTCTCGCAGCCGCAGGCGAGGGGCGTCGTGCGGGTGCCGTGGTGCTCGTGGATGTCCATGGACGGCTCTCCGGAATCCTCACCGACGGCGATCTCCGTCGGCTCATCAATCGCCATGGAAACGCCGTGCTCGACATCACGATTCACGAGGTCATGACGGCGCGCCCGCGCTCGCTCGGTGTCGAGGCGCAGGTCCGCGACGCGGTCCGAATGGTGCAGGAGTGCCGCGTGGACGAGATCCCCGTCGTCGATGGCGAGGGCCGGCCCGTGGGCCTCGTCGATGTCCAGGACCTCATCGCCATGAAGGTGGTCCGCGAGTAG
- a CDS encoding FAD-binding protein: MSVIRDPALDHLVRALRELGITDVRTDRHTRMLYATDASIYQVEPLAVVILDSVEQAPAVVRTCAEAGLPILPRGAGTALAGQSVNRAVILDFSARCRTIRSVSVEKRRARVEPGVVLDQLNAHLAPHGLMFGPDVATASHANLGGMIGNNSAGAYSILHGRTVEHVVAIDALLADGSRHEFREGSCMANEREFALVERLAEIVLPLREEIARRVPKIRRHVDGYNLDLLLAQLDASPPGTFDRVNLATLLCGSEGTLAVTLGAEVSLVDRPVTRGLAMVAFATVDAALEALGAILAQRPAAVEMIDEVIIETARLNREHAATVELLPRVNGRDPGAVLYVEHFGASRSEVESKLKAIASAAPDAPRLEYLDAESMRRAWHLRKAGEPLLHAIPGERKPVTFVEDTAVDPSRLRAFVHEFKAIVERHGTRAAYWAHASVGCLHIRPLINLRDERDRAAMVAIAKEVADLVMRHGGALSGEHGDGRVRTPLLERVLGPALCDAFRKVKRLFDPQGLLNPGNIVDSGTPLRILDHHRVKPIDRVIDAPLGDGVTFYRYEREGGFGHAIDQCNGAGLCRRMAPGAMCPSYRATLEERHATRGRGNALRLALTGQFGDGAPSWNDPETLDTLDLCLGCKACKSECPSNVDIAKLKSEYLAQAYRSSGGAPWAARLLGRLRMMSRAGSALAPLSNLIAAIPAAHRALFSMLRFDPRREPLTFSRSLARALRRHACRRVPTDGPVVLLMGDCFSCFQNSEIGLAAVKVLEAFGYRVELIDAGCCARPQISLGLLDQAVRTSTVTALHLEAALERHPEAPLLTLEPSCDSAMRDDWTDLQLGLDSERVKAIAARTMLVDEFLARAWEHHPRRPSIEPKGERILVHTHCHQRALHGSASSAALLERLFPGAVEVLDSGCCGMAGSFGYSAHRFDLSMRIGEISLFAPLRRALADSATRGEVPGTEQRACGDSQSVVVAAGTSCRQQLREGMGVGALHPIDLCARALANQVPSPS, translated from the coding sequence ATGAGCGTCATTCGAGATCCGGCGCTGGATCATCTGGTCCGCGCGCTGCGTGAGTTGGGGATCACCGATGTCCGCACCGATCGTCACACGCGGATGCTCTACGCCACCGATGCGAGCATCTACCAGGTCGAACCGCTCGCGGTGGTGATCCTTGACTCGGTCGAGCAGGCGCCTGCCGTGGTGCGCACCTGCGCGGAGGCGGGACTGCCCATTCTGCCTCGCGGCGCAGGCACGGCGCTCGCGGGGCAGAGTGTCAATCGCGCCGTCATCCTCGACTTCAGCGCGCGTTGTCGAACGATTCGCTCGGTAAGCGTTGAGAAGCGCCGCGCGCGGGTGGAGCCGGGTGTGGTGCTCGACCAGTTGAATGCCCACCTTGCGCCGCATGGCCTCATGTTCGGGCCCGATGTGGCGACCGCGAGTCACGCGAACCTCGGCGGCATGATCGGAAACAACTCGGCGGGCGCGTACTCCATTCTCCATGGTCGGACAGTGGAGCATGTCGTCGCGATCGACGCGCTCCTGGCCGATGGATCACGCCATGAGTTTCGCGAAGGCTCCTGCATGGCCAACGAGCGCGAATTCGCCCTGGTCGAACGCCTGGCGGAGATCGTGCTCCCCCTCCGGGAGGAGATCGCGCGTCGAGTGCCGAAGATCCGCCGCCATGTGGATGGGTACAACCTCGACCTGCTGCTTGCCCAGCTCGACGCGAGTCCACCCGGCACCTTTGACCGCGTGAACCTCGCAACGCTCCTCTGCGGAAGTGAAGGCACCCTCGCGGTGACCCTCGGCGCCGAGGTCTCGCTGGTTGATCGCCCCGTGACGCGCGGGTTGGCGATGGTCGCCTTCGCCACAGTCGATGCGGCGCTTGAGGCACTTGGAGCCATTCTCGCCCAGCGGCCCGCCGCCGTTGAGATGATCGACGAGGTCATCATCGAGACGGCGCGCCTGAATCGCGAGCATGCGGCGACGGTCGAACTTCTGCCGCGTGTGAATGGCCGGGACCCCGGGGCAGTGCTCTATGTCGAACACTTCGGCGCCTCGAGAAGTGAAGTGGAGTCGAAGCTCAAGGCCATCGCCTCGGCGGCGCCAGATGCACCGCGATTGGAGTACCTCGACGCTGAGTCGATGCGCCGCGCGTGGCACCTGCGGAAGGCAGGAGAGCCGCTGCTGCATGCGATTCCCGGTGAACGAAAGCCGGTCACTTTCGTCGAGGACACGGCGGTCGATCCGAGCCGTCTGCGTGCGTTCGTTCACGAGTTCAAGGCGATCGTGGAGCGTCACGGGACGCGCGCGGCGTATTGGGCTCACGCTTCCGTCGGCTGCCTCCATATTCGCCCGCTCATCAACCTGCGCGACGAGCGCGACCGGGCGGCGATGGTCGCGATCGCGAAAGAGGTGGCGGACCTGGTGATGCGGCACGGCGGGGCCCTCTCGGGTGAGCATGGAGATGGGCGCGTCCGCACGCCCTTGCTCGAGCGCGTGCTCGGTCCCGCGCTCTGCGACGCGTTCCGCAAGGTGAAGCGCCTCTTCGACCCGCAGGGCCTTCTCAATCCCGGCAACATCGTCGATTCGGGGACACCGCTCCGCATTCTCGATCATCATCGCGTGAAGCCGATCGATCGAGTGATCGACGCGCCGCTTGGCGACGGTGTGACCTTCTATCGATATGAGCGGGAAGGGGGGTTCGGGCATGCGATCGACCAGTGCAATGGCGCCGGACTCTGTCGGCGCATGGCGCCGGGTGCCATGTGCCCGAGCTATCGAGCGACGCTCGAAGAGCGCCACGCTACGCGCGGCCGGGGCAATGCGCTTCGACTGGCCCTCACCGGGCAATTCGGCGATGGTGCGCCCTCGTGGAATGACCCTGAGACGCTCGATACGCTCGACCTCTGTCTCGGCTGCAAGGCGTGCAAGAGCGAGTGCCCGTCGAATGTCGACATCGCCAAGCTGAAGTCGGAGTACCTGGCGCAGGCCTATCGGAGCAGTGGGGGTGCTCCCTGGGCCGCGCGCCTGCTCGGACGACTTCGAATGATGAGCCGTGCAGGCTCGGCACTCGCGCCGCTCTCAAATCTCATCGCCGCGATCCCCGCGGCGCATCGGGCGCTCTTCTCGATGCTCCGCTTTGATCCCCGCCGTGAACCGTTGACCTTCTCACGATCGCTTGCGCGAGCGCTTCGACGGCATGCCTGCAGGCGCGTTCCCACAGACGGCCCGGTCGTCCTTCTCATGGGCGATTGCTTCAGTTGCTTTCAGAACTCCGAGATCGGTCTGGCCGCCGTCAAGGTTCTCGAAGCCTTCGGATATCGCGTGGAACTCATCGATGCCGGCTGCTGCGCTCGGCCACAGATTTCGCTGGGGCTGCTGGATCAGGCCGTCCGGACCTCGACGGTCACGGCGCTGCACCTCGAGGCGGCTCTTGAACGCCATCCCGAGGCCCCGCTGCTCACGCTCGAGCCGAGTTGTGACAGCGCGATGCGCGACGACTGGACCGACCTTCAGCTCGGCCTCGACTCCGAGCGTGTCAAGGCGATTGCGGCGAGAACGATGCTGGTTGATGAGTTTCTCGCTCGGGCCTGGGAACACCATCCGCGACGCCCCTCGATTGAGCCGAAGGGTGAGCGGATACTGGTCCACACCCACTGTCACCAGCGGGCGCTGCATGGAAGTGCGTCGTCGGCGGCGCTCCTGGAGCGACTCTTCCCGGGTGCGGTCGAGGTGCTCGACAGCGGGTGCTGCGGCATGGCCGGCAGCTTCGGGTACTCGGCGCATCGCTTCGACCTCTCGATGCGCATCGGCGAGATCTCACTCTTCGCCCCATTGCGCCGCGCGCTTGCGGACTCAGCGACGAGGGGCGAGGTACCCGGGACGGAACAGCGCGCGTGCGGTGATTCACAAAGCGTCGTGGTCGCTGCCGGCACGAGTTGTCGCCAGCAGCTTCGGGAGGGGATGGGCGTGGGGGCGCTCCATCCGATCGACCTCTGCGCCCGGGCGCTCGCCAACCAAGTACCATCCCCATCATGA
- a CDS encoding TlpA family protein disulfide reductase yields MRLIRAATGAGAASLRGGAALALVAGAFGGLSTALHGGALRQSHTPEPAAQRAFEALVKTTRERAPYSAQTSLVVRASEGEHSADAPPLEAKLFFDPRSTPRRAVLELRGFTVRVHEGRIDVTHASNERDYVSIEDDGSPYYTLLLSFVDLPYPQIGLILGDDDPGDLLTQLTSRAGWIVPTKVEEVERPVNRRTSGAADDGAAPRLAPADESSPAVPDRPTDLTRRAQRIHFTSDFEHLEIDVDPLSQAILGSRLKLTGGPMVAQGATLQVEIDCEESPLPPEDVAARFAFDPGARRRIDSIAALARVQEQQGGERRGVVAANPGMVGRRAPDVSMERWDGGDFDLSNFRGRRVVVLDFWATWCGPCRVGLPKLDAVARRLAAKGVPLEVAAVNTMEGLEGEALRRRVDGFWRDRNFSLSLVLDEKGEAADAFGVRGLPTTVVIGSDGVVHWYQVGLSERWEEELEAVIERAQRPFGAPVAPDADDDGT; encoded by the coding sequence ATGCGTTTGATTCGTGCCGCCACTGGCGCTGGCGCGGCGTCCCTTCGCGGGGGCGCCGCGCTGGCGTTGGTGGCCGGTGCGTTCGGGGGCTTGTCGACCGCACTGCATGGGGGAGCGCTCCGGCAATCGCATACGCCCGAGCCGGCGGCGCAGCGCGCCTTCGAGGCGCTGGTCAAGACCACGCGCGAAAGGGCCCCTTACTCCGCGCAGACTTCGCTGGTGGTGCGGGCGAGCGAGGGCGAGCACAGCGCCGACGCGCCGCCCCTCGAGGCGAAGCTCTTCTTTGATCCGCGCTCGACGCCACGGCGAGCGGTGCTTGAGCTCCGCGGCTTCACCGTCAGAGTGCATGAGGGGCGGATCGATGTCACCCACGCCTCGAACGAGCGCGACTATGTCTCGATCGAGGACGACGGATCGCCCTATTACACGCTGCTCCTGTCATTCGTCGATCTCCCGTACCCACAGATCGGTCTGATCTTGGGTGATGACGATCCTGGAGACCTGCTGACTCAGCTCACTTCACGGGCGGGTTGGATCGTGCCGACCAAGGTCGAGGAGGTCGAGCGTCCGGTGAATCGGCGCACGAGCGGGGCGGCGGACGATGGCGCGGCGCCGAGGCTGGCGCCCGCGGATGAGTCGTCGCCAGCGGTGCCGGACCGGCCAACTGACCTGACCCGCCGGGCGCAGCGCATTCACTTCACCAGTGATTTCGAGCACCTTGAGATTGATGTCGATCCGCTCTCGCAGGCGATCCTCGGAAGCCGGCTGAAGCTCACCGGTGGTCCGATGGTGGCGCAGGGCGCGACCTTGCAGGTTGAGATCGATTGCGAGGAGAGCCCCCTTCCGCCGGAGGATGTTGCGGCTCGATTCGCCTTTGACCCTGGAGCGCGGCGCCGCATCGACTCGATCGCGGCGCTCGCCCGCGTTCAGGAGCAGCAGGGAGGCGAGCGGCGCGGCGTGGTTGCGGCGAACCCGGGCATGGTCGGGCGACGAGCACCCGATGTCTCCATGGAGCGCTGGGATGGAGGCGATTTCGATCTTTCGAACTTCCGAGGACGCAGGGTGGTGGTCCTTGACTTCTGGGCGACCTGGTGCGGCCCGTGCCGAGTCGGCCTGCCCAAGCTCGACGCCGTCGCCAGGCGACTCGCGGCGAAGGGTGTGCCGCTCGAAGTGGCCGCCGTCAACACGATGGAGGGTCTCGAAGGCGAGGCCCTGCGCCGGCGCGTGGATGGCTTCTGGCGCGACAGGAACTTCTCGCTCTCGCTTGTTCTCGATGAGAAGGGTGAGGCCGCCGATGCCTTTGGTGTGCGCGGTCTTCCAACCACCGTGGTGATCGGGAGCGATGGCGTGGTGCACTGGTACCAGGTGGGGCTCTCCGAGCGCTGGGAAGAGGAACTCGAAGCGGTGATCGAGCGGGCGCAACGCCCCTTCGGTGCACCCGTGGCGCCCGACGCGGACGATGACGGCACATGA
- a CDS encoding segregation/condensation protein A, whose amino-acid sequence MPLQDDYRVRLASFEGPLDLLLFLVRRHEVDINDIPIHTLTEQYLAFLKEIDEVDVDLAGEFLVMAATLVEIKSRTLSPRGVSGDGSADETGLDAPESEDPRTELVRQLIEYQKYRGAAEDLDRLRQDHLARAEASGGALPGLSPDEDPPIDVEDAHVLDLLKAYERIIAAVDFTRLGEHRVEYDDTPISLYAADLEDQLTRLPGKRTTIVELFRGRRRSEMIGLFLALLELVRNQRIRVEQPRPSDALQLELVDA is encoded by the coding sequence ATGCCGCTCCAGGACGACTACCGCGTCCGGCTCGCCTCCTTCGAAGGGCCGCTCGATCTGCTGCTCTTTCTCGTGCGACGGCACGAAGTCGACATCAACGACATTCCCATTCACACGCTCACGGAGCAGTATCTCGCCTTCCTGAAGGAGATCGACGAGGTCGATGTCGACCTCGCGGGGGAGTTCCTGGTGATGGCAGCGACGCTCGTCGAGATCAAGAGTCGCACGCTCTCACCGCGGGGAGTGAGTGGCGATGGCTCGGCGGACGAGACTGGGCTCGACGCGCCGGAGTCGGAGGACCCTCGCACCGAGCTCGTGCGGCAACTCATCGAGTATCAGAAGTATCGCGGCGCGGCGGAGGATCTCGATCGCCTTCGACAGGATCACCTGGCGCGCGCCGAGGCGAGCGGTGGAGCGCTCCCGGGGCTCTCGCCCGACGAAGATCCGCCAATCGATGTCGAAGACGCCCATGTGCTCGACCTGCTCAAGGCCTATGAACGCATCATTGCCGCGGTCGACTTCACGCGTCTGGGCGAACATCGCGTCGAGTACGACGACACGCCCATCTCGCTCTATGCGGCGGATCTCGAAGATCAGCTCACGCGATTGCCGGGGAAGCGAACGACCATCGTCGAACTCTTCCGCGGACGCCGTCGCAGCGAGATGATCGGTCTCTTTCTGGCGCTTCTTGAACTGGTACGCAATCAACGCATCAGGGTTGAGCAACCTCGACCGAGTGACGCGCTCCAACTCGAACTCGTTGATGCGTGA
- the dacB gene encoding D-alanyl-D-alanine carboxypeptidase/D-alanyl-D-alanine-endopeptidase produces the protein MRTASLPLRIVGSGLLALAWLAPSADAMPQSSGGASTPARPAARPTAPAQARPAAETGDLALEVRRLIEATALRRAKFAVSIRDAGGREIVSIQGDEPMLPASNMKLVTTGVALRTLGPDFSFRTRLLHDRDRLTVVGDGDPAFGDPELLATLVSTDAQGREVRGLTVESLLARWVDAVVAAGIRRVGELVVDDRIFEREFVHPMWPRDQLNERYCAEVAGLNFHLNRLHLFPRPVPGGQPDLSRVEPAVPFLQIRNRATSKSGRNDSNSLWISRSPGRNDLTLNGNLKEPQVAPIPAVVHDMPSLFGEILADRLRRAGVEVERVRLAETSEAPPRGTPIGPVFRTPIASVIERANTDSDNLHAESLLKRSAAHATGAPGSWGSGAELFQATLISTLGRDGEPFVVSDGSGLSRGNRVTARGLSRWIETFVRDSSVRDAFMESLAVGGQSGTVRRRFRDLDPAKAMVRCKTGYIAGVSTLSGVVQAGGQEWTFSILGNDLTEANAVGKARQLQEQIVRAIARRMDRGSVN, from the coding sequence ATGCGAACCGCATCGCTCCCACTCCGTATCGTCGGATCGGGCCTTCTCGCACTGGCTTGGCTCGCCCCCTCCGCCGACGCGATGCCGCAATCGAGCGGAGGCGCATCGACGCCAGCTCGCCCTGCGGCGCGCCCGACGGCGCCAGCCCAGGCTCGCCCCGCGGCGGAGACGGGCGACCTCGCCCTTGAAGTCCGCCGCCTGATCGAGGCGACCGCACTCCGTCGAGCGAAGTTCGCCGTGAGCATCCGTGATGCAGGCGGCCGCGAGATCGTCTCGATCCAAGGCGATGAACCGATGCTGCCGGCGAGCAACATGAAGCTCGTGACGACCGGCGTCGCACTGCGCACATTGGGGCCCGACTTCTCCTTCCGCACGCGACTGCTCCACGATCGAGACCGTCTGACCGTGGTGGGCGACGGCGACCCGGCGTTCGGCGACCCCGAGCTCCTCGCAACACTGGTTTCAACCGACGCCCAGGGGCGCGAAGTGCGCGGACTGACCGTCGAGTCGCTCCTCGCACGCTGGGTCGATGCCGTCGTTGCCGCCGGCATCCGGCGTGTGGGCGAACTGGTCGTCGACGATCGCATCTTCGAGCGCGAGTTCGTCCACCCGATGTGGCCACGCGACCAGCTCAACGAGCGCTACTGCGCCGAGGTCGCCGGGCTCAACTTTCATCTCAACCGACTGCATCTCTTTCCGCGGCCGGTCCCGGGAGGGCAGCCCGACCTCTCGCGCGTCGAACCCGCGGTGCCCTTCCTCCAGATCAGGAATCGCGCGACTTCCAAGAGCGGTAGGAACGACTCCAACTCGCTCTGGATTTCACGCAGCCCCGGGCGCAATGACCTCACGCTGAATGGCAACTTGAAGGAACCGCAGGTCGCTCCGATCCCCGCGGTCGTCCACGACATGCCGTCGCTCTTCGGCGAGATCCTCGCCGATCGGCTTCGTCGCGCAGGGGTCGAAGTGGAGCGAGTCCGACTCGCCGAGACCTCCGAGGCGCCCCCTCGCGGCACGCCCATCGGACCAGTGTTCCGCACGCCGATCGCCTCAGTCATCGAGCGGGCGAACACCGACAGTGACAACCTGCACGCGGAGTCGCTGCTGAAGCGCAGTGCGGCGCACGCCACGGGAGCGCCGGGCTCCTGGGGATCGGGCGCTGAACTCTTCCAGGCGACGCTGATTTCCACGCTCGGCCGGGATGGCGAACCCTTCGTCGTCTCCGATGGATCGGGGCTCTCGCGCGGCAATCGCGTGACGGCCCGCGGCCTGAGCCGATGGATCGAGACCTTCGTCCGTGACTCCTCGGTGCGCGACGCCTTCATGGAGAGCCTCGCGGTCGGGGGGCAGAGCGGCACCGTGCGTCGCCGCTTTCGCGATCTCGATCCAGCCAAGGCGATGGTGCGCTGCAAGACCGGCTACATCGCCGGCGTGAGCACGCTGTCAGGCGTCGTGCAGGCGGGCGGGCAGGAGTGGACCTTCAGCATTCTCGGCAACGATCTCACCGAGGCCAATGCCGTGGGCAAGGCGCGGCAGCTTCAGGAACAGATCGTCCGTGCCATCGCGCGACGCATGGACCGGGGCTCGGTCAACTGA
- a CDS encoding response regulator has product MTAERPESLSLDLDADGAGPDIDGACILLVDDNQQNLELMQAYLEMLPVRIETAHDGIEAVAAIDRVQPDLVLLDVMMPRMSGFEVCQKIKQNPATRDVVVIMVTALHEVGDYERAVESGCDDFLTKPVNKLELLTRTKSLLRVRLLKRKIEALMRERRGS; this is encoded by the coding sequence ATGACCGCCGAACGCCCCGAATCGCTCTCGCTCGACCTGGACGCCGACGGCGCCGGCCCCGACATCGATGGTGCGTGCATCCTGCTGGTCGATGACAACCAGCAGAATCTCGAGCTCATGCAGGCGTATCTCGAGATGCTCCCGGTACGGATCGAGACGGCCCACGACGGCATCGAGGCGGTCGCGGCGATCGATCGGGTTCAGCCCGACCTGGTTCTGCTCGATGTGATGATGCCGCGCATGAGCGGCTTCGAAGTCTGCCAGAAGATCAAGCAGAATCCGGCCACGCGCGATGTGGTGGTCATCATGGTCACAGCTCTGCACGAAGTGGGGGACTACGAACGCGCGGTCGAGAGCGGCTGCGATGACTTCCTGACGAAGCCGGTCAACAAGCTCGAACTGCTGACGCGCACGAAGAGTCTGCTTCGGGTGCGGCTCCTGAAGCGGAAGATCGAAGCGCTGATGCGCGAGCGACGCGGCAGCTGA
- a CDS encoding STAS domain-containing protein: protein METYAQEIDGDLLILSADGGINRGTATQLVESVGKLVDAGVRKIIIDFSKVEMITSSGISTLMLLSRSMRNRGAEVKLAALSGMVSQVLQLVRLDRIFEMYPDVNQARLAFRPS, encoded by the coding sequence ATGGAAACCTACGCCCAGGAAATTGACGGCGACCTGCTGATTCTCTCCGCCGACGGCGGCATCAATCGCGGCACCGCCACGCAGCTTGTCGAGAGCGTCGGGAAGCTCGTCGATGCCGGAGTCCGGAAGATCATCATCGACTTCTCGAAGGTGGAGATGATCACTTCGAGCGGAATCAGCACGCTCATGCTGCTGAGCCGTTCAATGCGGAATCGCGGCGCCGAGGTGAAGCTCGCCGCGCTCTCGGGCATGGTGTCTCAGGTGCTGCAGCTGGTTCGACTCGATCGCATCTTCGAGATGTATCCCGATGTGAACCAGGCGCGCCTCGCGTTCCGGCCTTCGTGA
- a CDS encoding aminoacetone oxidase family FAD-binding enzyme has translation MSPERADLVVVGAGAAGLFASIWAGRSEPGKRIVAFDGAKRLGAKILVAGGGRCNVTHHAVSERDFNGSTPASIRRILSKFGVDATVTFFRALGVELKREETGKLFPVTDDAHTVLNALLGEARRVGVELRHPSRVRSVRRLRVLAEAGATDRASVCGERVDSIRPGALKLEFLIDHDGGQLIAPRVILATGGRALPKSGSDGFGFELARALGHSITPRITAALVPLKVADGHWVRSIPGVSSDAEIVVRDRPGGPIVGRFAGSVLCTHFGLSGPAILDASRHLLHTDGGTLSVRWIPSVPEERMEAWLLEGARETLLSRLRRHLPERLARTLLLVAGIDPATSAHQIPRAMRAKLAGELGAAPIPIVGDRGDTFAEATAGGVPLREVHLETLESRFTPGLHFCGELLDVDGRIGGFNFQWAWASGFVAGCAAIKLLRDLCPIE, from the coding sequence ATGAGCCCTGAGCGTGCCGACCTGGTCGTGGTGGGCGCTGGCGCCGCGGGACTCTTCGCGTCGATCTGGGCCGGGCGAAGCGAACCGGGGAAGCGGATCGTCGCGTTCGACGGCGCGAAGCGCCTCGGCGCCAAGATTCTCGTTGCAGGCGGCGGCCGTTGCAATGTGACGCATCACGCCGTCTCCGAACGAGACTTCAACGGCTCAACGCCCGCGTCGATTCGTCGAATCCTCTCGAAGTTCGGAGTGGACGCGACGGTCACCTTCTTTCGAGCGCTCGGCGTCGAGCTCAAGCGTGAGGAGACGGGCAAGCTCTTTCCCGTGACTGATGACGCCCACACCGTGCTGAACGCCCTGCTGGGAGAGGCCCGAAGGGTCGGCGTCGAGCTGCGGCATCCTTCGCGAGTGCGAAGCGTGCGTCGTCTCAGAGTCCTCGCCGAAGCGGGCGCGACGGATCGGGCCAGCGTTTGCGGGGAGCGTGTTGACTCCATTCGACCCGGCGCTTTGAAGCTGGAGTTCCTGATCGACCACGATGGCGGACAGTTGATCGCGCCGCGCGTCATCCTCGCGACGGGCGGGCGCGCCCTGCCCAAGAGCGGTTCCGATGGCTTTGGATTCGAACTCGCCCGGGCGCTCGGACACTCGATCACTCCGCGAATCACCGCCGCGCTCGTGCCGCTCAAGGTGGCTGACGGGCATTGGGTTCGCAGCATTCCCGGGGTTTCGAGCGATGCGGAGATCGTCGTGCGCGATCGGCCCGGGGGCCCTATTGTCGGACGATTCGCCGGGAGCGTGCTCTGCACGCACTTCGGTCTCTCGGGCCCCGCCATTCTCGATGCGAGTCGCCATCTCCTGCACACCGATGGCGGAACCCTCTCGGTGCGATGGATCCCGAGTGTTCCAGAAGAGCGCATGGAAGCGTGGCTGCTCGAAGGCGCGCGGGAGACTCTCCTCAGCCGCCTTCGACGCCACCTCCCGGAGCGGCTCGCGCGAACGCTCCTCCTCGTCGCCGGAATTGATCCCGCCACCTCGGCTCATCAGATCCCCCGCGCGATGCGAGCGAAACTCGCGGGCGAACTGGGAGCGGCACCGATTCCGATCGTTGGTGACCGAGGTGATACCTTCGCCGAGGCAACGGCTGGTGGCGTGCCTCTCCGTGAGGTCCACCTCGAAACCCTCGAGAGCCGTTTCACCCCGGGACTTCACTTCTGTGGCGAACTGCTCGATGTCGATGGACGCATCGGCGGCTTCAATTTCCAGTGGGCTTGGGCCAGTGGATTTGTCGCGGGTTGCGCCGCCATCAAACTCCTGCGGGACCTCTGCCCGATAGAGTGA